A region of the Clostridiisalibacter paucivorans DSM 22131 genome:
GAAAAAAGCCCTACAATAGTTGAGAAAGATATTGAAACTATAAATAGTGTTCTAGGCAGCTTTGTTACTAGATATAATACAAGTAAAAAAAATAGGGTTAATAATATTGTTCAGGCTACCAATACTATAAATAATAAAATATTGATGCCGAATGAAAAATTTTCATTCAATAAGGCAACTGGTGTTAGAAATTCAGATAATGGGTATAAAAAAGCCCCTGTAATTATAAATGGAGAATTAGTGCCAGAGGTAGGTGGTGGTGTATGTCAGGTATCTTCTACATTATATAATGCAGTATTGCTGTCAGGATTAGACATATTAGAAAGGCATAATCATTCCTTGCCATTATCTTATATAGGAAAGGGTAGAGATGCTACGGTGGTTTACGATGTATTTAGACTTTAAGTTTAAAAATTCTTTGCCTGAGGCAATATATATTGAAGCAATATCTGAAAAAGGAAAAATGGAGATAAATATATATGGTAATGAAAAACTTAAGAAAGATATAGAGATAGTGCCTAGTGTAGTCCAAAGCATAAAACCAAAGCAAGAGGTTGTTGTTGA
Encoded here:
- a CDS encoding G5 domain-containing protein, whose translation is MYLDFKFKNSLPEAIYIEAISEKGKMEINIYGNEKLKKDIEIVPSVVQSIKPKQEVVVDPNMKAGERKVIQKGRWGYKVNTYKIIKQGKDILSKELISKDVYKGRKEVIKVGKEQE